A region from the Lentisphaera profundi genome encodes:
- a CDS encoding IMP cyclohydrolase, whose protein sequence is MYVGRIVSVAKTKDGKICAMYRVSSNSFPNRHAVEVERGIAIIPKPGHEDDIMKNPYIAYNCLRISQDGQYAIATNGSHTDPITEKIDAGMNMRDALVSGLFGMDYEHDHLNTPRIASIVNLKTGEAALGTVREDALHVSRITLEPGQAFYVATYNHNTPSIHLKDSDFHVESAEEACDYILGKGVFADLEKPISAVCAIADGDKFQVAFKDK, encoded by the coding sequence ATGTACGTAGGCCGTATCGTGTCCGTTGCAAAAACAAAAGATGGCAAAATCTGTGCCATGTATCGCGTATCTTCTAACTCGTTCCCAAATCGTCACGCTGTTGAAGTTGAGCGCGGTATTGCCATTATACCCAAGCCAGGTCATGAAGATGACATCATGAAAAACCCTTACATCGCCTACAACTGCCTACGCATTAGCCAAGATGGTCAATATGCTATCGCTACTAATGGATCTCACACTGACCCCATCACCGAAAAGATCGATGCTGGCATGAATATGCGTGACGCTCTTGTAAGTGGTCTTTTTGGTATGGATTATGAGCACGACCACCTAAATACTCCACGTATTGCCTCGATTGTGAACCTCAAAACTGGCGAAGCTGCTCTTGGTACTGTTCGTGAAGATGCACTACATGTTTCTCGTATCACGCTCGAACCTGGTCAAGCTTTTTATGTAGCCACCTATAATCACAATACCCCGAGTATTCACCTCAAAGATTCGGACTTCCATGTTGAATCCGCTGAAGAAGCTTGTGATTACATCCTTGGAAAAGGCGTATTTGCTGACTTAGAAAAACCAATCTCTGCAGTTTGTGCAATTGCTGATGGCGACAAATTTCAGGTTGCTTTTAAGGATAAATAA
- a CDS encoding DEAD/DEAH box helicase — MSFENLGLRTEILTGIKFQGYTQPTPIQEQAIPIILKGGDILAGAQTGTGKTAAFTLPILHLLSTGKERGGHRPRALVLTPTRELAAQVAESVELYGKGLDIRSTVIFGGVGINPQIQKLRRGVDIVVGTPGRLLDLAGQKALDLSRIEYLILDEADRMLDMGFIHDIRKIIKLVPQKRQTLFFSATYSKDIKILSESILRNPSLVEVARENTSAETVDQAVYHLAKTKKRHLLSNLIKNGNWNQVLVFTRTKHGANKLSDMLITDGISSAAIHGNKSQNARTRALADFKDSKVRVLVATDIAARGIDIDKLPHVVNYELPEIPEDYVHRIGRTGRAGCSGEAISLVSVDEASFLFNIEKLIKKSITVKNVPGITEKTPTHEQAKQAGKESKKRRNDNRQNRSRSPKQSSNAPRKKDGANDKKFNQKRRPRKNNPDK, encoded by the coding sequence ATGTCTTTCGAAAACCTTGGTCTAAGGACCGAAATTTTAACTGGAATTAAATTCCAGGGTTATACTCAACCTACTCCTATTCAAGAACAGGCTATCCCTATCATCCTTAAGGGTGGTGACATTCTAGCTGGCGCTCAAACGGGCACAGGAAAAACAGCCGCTTTCACACTCCCTATATTACACCTTTTAAGTACTGGTAAAGAGCGTGGCGGACATCGCCCTAGAGCTTTGGTTTTAACTCCCACAAGAGAACTTGCTGCTCAAGTAGCAGAAAGTGTTGAACTCTATGGCAAAGGCCTAGATATTCGTTCTACAGTTATTTTTGGCGGTGTGGGCATTAATCCACAAATCCAAAAATTGCGTAGAGGTGTTGACATTGTTGTTGGTACGCCAGGACGCTTACTCGACCTAGCTGGACAAAAAGCCCTAGATCTCTCAAGAATTGAATACCTCATCCTCGATGAAGCTGACCGTATGCTTGACATGGGTTTCATTCATGACATCAGAAAAATCATTAAATTAGTTCCACAAAAAAGACAAACACTCTTTTTCTCTGCTACTTACTCTAAGGACATAAAAATCCTTTCCGAAAGTATCCTTCGCAATCCCAGCTTAGTAGAAGTTGCCCGCGAAAACACGTCGGCAGAAACAGTAGACCAAGCCGTTTATCACCTCGCAAAAACTAAAAAACGCCACCTACTCTCCAATTTAATTAAAAATGGTAATTGGAATCAGGTCCTAGTCTTTACTCGAACCAAGCATGGGGCTAATAAACTATCAGACATGCTCATTACTGATGGTATCAGCTCAGCGGCTATCCACGGCAATAAAAGTCAAAATGCTCGTACCCGTGCCCTTGCCGACTTTAAAGATAGCAAAGTACGTGTTCTCGTCGCTACAGATATTGCCGCTCGTGGTATTGATATTGATAAACTCCCTCACGTAGTCAACTATGAACTCCCTGAAATACCAGAAGATTATGTCCACCGTATTGGTCGTACTGGCCGTGCAGGATGTTCTGGCGAAGCCATTTCACTTGTATCAGTTGATGAAGCAAGCTTCCTTTTTAACATTGAAAAATTAATCAAAAAAAGCATTACTGTTAAAAACGTTCCTGGCATCACTGAAAAAACGCCAACTCACGAGCAAGCGAAACAAGCTGGTAAAGAATCAAAGAAACGTCGTAATGATAATCGCCAAAATCGTAGTAGAAGCCCTAAGCAGAGCTCTAATGCACCAAGAAAAAAAGACGGTGCTAATGATAAAAAGTTTAATCAAAAACGTCGTCCTAGAAAAAATAATCCAGATAAATAA
- a CDS encoding prepilin peptidase: MTEAQLINFFYNHFFSVGGLFTFMLGCCIGSFLNVVIWRLPLGMSLSVPGSHCPKCSTEIKLYDNIPIIGWLVLRGKCRACKTSISPRYLVIETITGIMWLCVMFAGRHYQLPLSQVLLALIASSILIAASLTDIETRTIPIQLIYFGIACAFILALAFPNSQLLSSQHSLFEIQANYSILDGFPPRLRSLFHCLFNVSIAYSFMYLCAKLGRKVFGSHTIECEPPVQVILRKDNCQAEGDDPLAWKEILSEKDEKIRFHTCDKQVVEVNRQGKSTKDGLDYKIDPEQKIFINKLTFPSAVIGGGDLSLITLCAAFIGIQGALVSLGFASLLGMIYLIISKKEAKMTQRAIPFAPFIAIFAWSWILLWPLYIEQIRYLVALLKS, encoded by the coding sequence ATGACTGAAGCACAATTAATTAACTTTTTCTACAATCATTTTTTCTCTGTGGGAGGCCTCTTCACCTTCATGCTAGGTTGCTGTATTGGGAGCTTCCTCAATGTCGTCATCTGGCGACTCCCATTAGGTATGAGTTTAAGTGTCCCTGGATCTCATTGTCCCAAATGCTCAACCGAGATCAAGCTTTATGATAACATCCCTATCATTGGCTGGCTTGTTCTCCGAGGGAAATGCCGTGCCTGTAAAACCTCAATATCGCCACGCTACTTAGTCATTGAAACGATTACTGGTATAATGTGGCTATGCGTCATGTTTGCGGGTCGCCATTATCAGCTTCCCTTAAGTCAGGTTTTACTTGCGCTAATCGCAAGCTCGATACTCATTGCGGCTAGTTTAACTGATATTGAAACTCGCACCATTCCCATTCAACTCATTTATTTTGGTATTGCCTGCGCCTTCATCCTCGCACTCGCCTTTCCCAATAGCCAACTACTAAGTTCCCAGCACTCCCTCTTCGAGATCCAAGCTAACTATTCAATCTTAGATGGCTTCCCTCCTCGCCTTAGGTCACTATTTCATTGCCTCTTTAATGTTAGTATCGCTTATTCCTTTATGTATTTATGTGCAAAATTAGGACGTAAGGTATTTGGCTCTCACACAATAGAATGCGAGCCCCCCGTACAAGTCATCCTCCGCAAAGACAATTGCCAAGCCGAAGGTGATGACCCCCTCGCTTGGAAAGAAATCTTAAGTGAAAAAGATGAGAAAATTCGTTTTCATACTTGCGACAAACAAGTAGTTGAAGTCAATCGCCAGGGAAAATCTACCAAAGATGGACTTGACTACAAAATTGACCCCGAACAAAAAATATTCATCAACAAGCTCACTTTCCCTAGTGCGGTCATTGGTGGTGGCGATTTAAGTCTTATCACTCTCTGCGCTGCATTTATTGGAATCCAAGGCGCCCTCGTATCACTTGGATTTGCCAGCCTGCTAGGCATGATCTATTTAATCATTAGTAAAAAAGAAGCCAAAATGACTCAAAGAGCCATTCCATTTGCTCCCTTTATTGCAATTTTTGCTTGGTCATGGATTCTCCTATGGCCACTTTATATAGAACAAATCCGTTATCTTGTCGCATTATTAAAATCATGA
- a CDS encoding methyltransferase domain-containing protein has translation MIKGNFNSHAQNYDKYAQIQRRIASALIEKIPHNFKALRILEIGAGTGFISQELKQRFPKASILVCDPAPEMIKVASEKLGTEFDFQVCELPKTSHKFDIIISSMAIQWVRDWDSWMKDIANLANNKAIILVATPTAGTLEFLPQAFKKAQIEYKGLLYRMAEDLQKSAEQCLSQVNHSTHDFCENFNSSIEFFKKIHRIGANVEEKLSPGQLRKLIKECEKLKTHNILNARYQVTFLQAQNYD, from the coding sequence ATGATTAAGGGCAATTTCAATTCTCACGCTCAGAACTATGATAAATACGCACAGATACAAAGGCGCATTGCTAGTGCTCTCATCGAAAAGATACCTCATAATTTCAAAGCCCTGCGAATCCTAGAAATAGGCGCTGGCACTGGCTTCATTAGTCAAGAACTCAAACAACGCTTCCCTAAGGCAAGTATATTAGTATGTGACCCTGCACCTGAGATGATTAAAGTAGCCTCAGAGAAACTAGGAACTGAATTCGATTTCCAGGTATGTGAACTCCCTAAGACTAGCCATAAATTTGACATCATCATTTCGAGCATGGCCATCCAGTGGGTCAGGGACTGGGATTCGTGGATGAAAGACATTGCGAATCTCGCAAATAATAAAGCCATCATCCTAGTCGCCACCCCTACTGCAGGCACACTAGAATTCTTGCCTCAAGCTTTCAAAAAAGCTCAAATTGAATACAAAGGCTTGCTCTACCGCATGGCGGAAGACTTACAAAAATCAGCAGAACAATGCCTCTCTCAAGTGAATCATTCGACTCATGACTTTTGTGAAAATTTCAATTCCTCGATTGAATTTTTTAAAAAAATCCACCGTATAGGGGCAAATGTTGAAGAAAAATTAAGCCCCGGCCAACTTAGAAAATTGATTAAAGAATGTGAAAAACTTAAAACGCACAATATATTAAACGCCCGATACCAGGTAACCTTTCTACAAGCACAAAACTATGATTAA
- a CDS encoding YihY/virulence factor BrkB family protein, with translation MIKILKNTHDKIFAGIWEAEVDELNYLHKLRIITLRCIRVLINDFNKNNLTLQASALTNITVLSMLPTLAFVFAFSKAMGLADMIRDQQDFFFGELPEQIREILTQIFTLIDQANLKAVGLVGISISLFTAISMMSKIEHSFNMIWGIKKNRDLMTKVKEYLFIFVTLPPILIATASANAFLASDKVQQYLTSNLYLGEGIFEFYSLLVKIISPLIIAFGFTFLYRFLPNTKVKFRPAFIASFLVTIGWSITQYIYVNLQIGVSSYPLYGTFAVIPFFMVWLFIAWLIILLGAQLCFALQNHATYEEEDEYLKLKGEDLYNAAIIICISISRKFLTGESWEAHIRLQELKIPVLLGQKILNQLADSGLIITVGSRNELFKAGRDLHHINLLDIHNAVMGDGLKSFVENTDSKLGLKEKNINFEKYKNELSKTNLYSLLKEK, from the coding sequence ATGATTAAAATTTTAAAAAACACCCACGATAAAATTTTTGCCGGCATATGGGAAGCGGAAGTCGACGAACTTAACTACCTACATAAGCTTAGAATAATTACTCTCAGGTGCATAAGAGTGCTTATTAATGATTTCAATAAAAACAACCTCACCCTCCAAGCCTCTGCTTTAACCAACATTACTGTCTTATCTATGTTGCCGACTCTCGCTTTTGTCTTTGCCTTTTCAAAAGCCATGGGTTTAGCCGACATGATCCGAGATCAGCAAGATTTTTTCTTCGGCGAACTCCCGGAGCAAATACGTGAAATTTTAACACAGATATTCACTCTCATTGATCAAGCTAACCTGAAAGCTGTAGGATTAGTAGGCATCTCTATTTCTCTATTTACGGCCATTAGCATGATGAGCAAAATTGAGCATTCGTTCAATATGATCTGGGGCATCAAAAAAAATCGTGACCTGATGACCAAAGTTAAAGAATACCTTTTCATATTCGTCACACTTCCACCAATTCTCATTGCCACGGCTTCTGCCAACGCCTTCCTTGCTAGCGATAAAGTACAGCAGTACTTAACTTCCAACCTCTATCTTGGCGAAGGCATTTTTGAATTTTACAGCTTACTTGTAAAAATCATCAGCCCATTAATTATTGCCTTTGGCTTCACCTTCCTCTACCGTTTTTTACCTAATACCAAAGTAAAATTTCGCCCTGCTTTCATTGCTAGCTTCCTCGTCACAATTGGCTGGTCAATTACTCAATACATTTACGTCAACTTACAAATAGGCGTCTCCTCATACCCCCTTTACGGAACCTTTGCCGTTATTCCATTTTTCATGGTTTGGCTCTTTATTGCTTGGTTAATTATCCTATTAGGTGCGCAACTGTGCTTTGCTCTGCAAAACCACGCAACTTACGAAGAAGAAGATGAATACTTAAAACTGAAGGGTGAAGACCTTTATAATGCCGCCATCATTATCTGTATATCCATCTCAAGAAAATTTCTTACTGGTGAAAGCTGGGAAGCTCACATACGCTTGCAAGAACTTAAAATCCCCGTCCTTCTTGGTCAGAAGATCCTTAACCAATTAGCTGACTCTGGACTGATTATTACTGTCGGATCTCGCAATGAACTCTTTAAAGCGGGACGTGATTTACACCATATCAATTTACTAGATATTCATAATGCCGTCATGGGTGATGGATTAAAATCCTTTGTTGAAAATACGGATAGTAAGCTCGGCCTCAAGGAGAAAAATATTAATTTTGAAAAGTATAAAAATGAATTGAGTAAAACTAATTTATATAGTCTCCTCAAAGAAAAATAA
- a CDS encoding alpha/beta fold hydrolase: protein MKLIAIPGWACDHSYFDFLGQVTCFDWSFYAHAKTSPEDFLIAEANQEFIFIAYSLGSLYIDKALESPLCKGIICLSGFNAFCGNHNADPKLIEKIDQMQLGLKENPHKLIKNFQQLAGSVSHEKEFYNVTALSKGLDLLKTKILAPTHSDTKVLLLRGRKDRVLHPKVSLQLSKNFPNAEIHVLTEEAHDLSQSVAALELIETFIGKCHD, encoded by the coding sequence ATGAAACTAATAGCTATCCCTGGCTGGGCCTGCGATCACTCATATTTCGATTTCCTTGGCCAAGTCACCTGCTTTGATTGGAGTTTTTATGCTCATGCCAAGACGAGCCCCGAAGACTTCTTAATTGCAGAAGCAAATCAAGAATTTATTTTTATCGCCTACTCTCTTGGGAGCTTATATATTGATAAGGCCCTCGAATCACCTCTCTGCAAAGGCATTATTTGCCTGAGTGGGTTTAATGCTTTCTGTGGCAACCATAATGCCGACCCTAAACTCATTGAAAAAATTGATCAAATGCAATTAGGCCTCAAAGAAAACCCCCACAAGCTCATTAAAAATTTCCAACAATTGGCGGGTAGTGTTAGCCACGAAAAAGAATTCTATAACGTCACTGCATTATCTAAAGGTCTTGATCTGCTAAAAACTAAAATATTGGCCCCTACCCATTCAGATACCAAAGTCCTTTTACTCCGCGGACGAAAGGATCGTGTCTTGCACCCTAAAGTTTCTCTACAATTATCCAAAAACTTCCCAAATGCCGAGATCCATGTACTAACTGAGGAAGCACATGATTTAAGCCAATCAGTAGCAGCGCTTGAACTCATTGAAACTTTCATTGGGAAATGTCATGATTAA
- a CDS encoding biotin--[acetyl-CoA-carboxylase] ligase, producing MIDYTNFYFDSIDSTNEEAKRNIANYPHGSVLYTNTQTSGKGRLGRQWSSPPDKNIYMSLVIKNDDLSANCVNSYVQLASLAIYNSLNQKSLDELRIKWPNDLLVDQAKIAGILCEGIFEQSKMTSLIIGMGINVNMTFSELKNLGRPATSLLLETAIPWNRESLKNEILDQFKKLYTEYYDQASAISELWMNAAQLKNKTVLFTNDRKESYLGTVHGFSNEGAIMIQSNNNILTFFTGELTIKK from the coding sequence ATGATTGACTACACGAACTTTTATTTTGACTCTATTGATTCAACCAACGAAGAAGCTAAACGGAATATCGCCAATTACCCCCACGGCTCAGTATTGTACACCAATACACAAACTTCAGGTAAAGGCCGCTTAGGTAGACAGTGGTCATCTCCTCCAGATAAAAATATTTATATGAGCTTAGTCATTAAAAATGATGACCTATCCGCAAACTGTGTCAATTCTTATGTCCAACTCGCTTCACTGGCTATTTATAATAGTTTAAACCAAAAAAGCTTAGATGAGTTAAGAATAAAATGGCCCAATGATCTCTTGGTGGACCAAGCAAAAATTGCGGGGATTTTATGTGAAGGTATTTTTGAACAAAGCAAAATGACTTCTCTTATAATCGGCATGGGTATTAACGTAAACATGACTTTCTCTGAATTAAAAAACCTCGGCCGACCTGCGACCTCGCTCCTTTTAGAGACTGCTATACCCTGGAATCGCGAATCACTGAAAAATGAAATTCTCGATCAATTCAAAAAACTTTATACAGAATACTATGACCAAGCAAGCGCAATCAGTGAACTATGGATGAACGCCGCTCAATTGAAAAACAAAACAGTCCTTTTCACTAATGACCGCAAGGAGTCCTACTTAGGAACTGTCCACGGCTTTAGCAACGAAGGTGCCATTATGATCCAATCAAATAATAACATTTTAACTTTTTTTACCGGTGAGCTCACAATAAAAAAGTAA
- the hisD gene encoding histidinol dehydrogenase, producing MIHLEFTGRCTAAFDPLFERNAFPEDIAASVNEILCDIRKRGDEAICHYAKKFDGVDLSAGEFHVSQEELDAADDKVDQDIKDAIDLAAANIIDFSSQKLPKAWNYSPREGVQLGEKYAPLSRIACYVPGGTAPLVSTVLHTAAIAKAAGVPEIVITTPPQKDGSVNPAILYAAKKAGATEVLKLGGVYAIGALAYGTESIKRARKICGPGNAYVTAAKRQVYGYCSLDLVAGPSEVMVIADKTAPAKFIAADLLSQAEHGSGFEQAVMVSDCAELILEVEKEVLIQKELLSRSECVDKVLDNGIFFIKVNDMQAAAEVADLYAPEHLEIICENAEDIANLITNAGAIFLGPWTPEPVGDFVAGPSHVLPTGGAGHHFSGLTVDQFFRRTSLIKYSKEALQREVGAVAAFAKAEGLDAHGRSGTIRFE from the coding sequence ATGATACATTTGGAATTTACCGGTCGCTGTACAGCGGCATTTGACCCCCTTTTTGAACGCAATGCCTTTCCTGAAGATATTGCTGCTAGCGTAAATGAAATACTTTGCGATATTCGCAAACGTGGTGATGAAGCTATTTGTCATTACGCCAAAAAGTTTGATGGTGTAGATCTATCTGCAGGTGAATTCCATGTGAGTCAAGAAGAACTCGATGCGGCTGACGACAAAGTGGATCAAGACATCAAAGATGCCATTGATCTTGCCGCAGCCAACATCATTGACTTCTCTAGCCAAAAACTCCCGAAGGCCTGGAATTACTCTCCTCGTGAAGGTGTTCAGCTTGGAGAAAAATATGCCCCACTCTCTCGCATAGCCTGTTATGTCCCTGGCGGAACCGCCCCACTGGTTTCCACTGTTTTACATACCGCTGCCATTGCTAAAGCTGCAGGCGTCCCTGAAATTGTCATCACTACACCTCCACAAAAGGATGGCTCAGTAAATCCCGCCATTCTCTATGCTGCGAAAAAAGCTGGTGCAACTGAAGTTTTAAAACTTGGTGGTGTTTACGCTATTGGCGCCCTTGCCTACGGAACAGAAAGCATTAAACGCGCTCGCAAAATTTGCGGACCTGGCAATGCTTACGTCACCGCGGCAAAACGCCAAGTTTATGGTTATTGCTCTTTAGACTTAGTCGCTGGACCCTCTGAAGTTATGGTCATTGCTGATAAAACTGCACCTGCAAAATTCATTGCTGCTGATCTGCTCTCACAAGCTGAACATGGTTCAGGTTTTGAACAAGCCGTTATGGTCAGTGATTGTGCTGAACTTATCCTCGAAGTTGAAAAAGAAGTCCTCATTCAAAAAGAACTGCTCAGTCGCTCTGAATGTGTCGACAAAGTTTTGGATAATGGGATCTTCTTTATCAAAGTAAATGACATGCAAGCAGCTGCTGAAGTTGCCGATCTTTATGCACCCGAACATTTGGAAATCATTTGTGAAAACGCAGAAGATATAGCCAATTTAATTACTAATGCTGGCGCTATCTTCCTCGGCCCATGGACACCTGAACCCGTTGGTGATTTCGTTGCCGGCCCAAGCCATGTTCTTCCTACTGGCGGAGCGGGTCATCACTTCTCGGGCCTAACTGTTGATCAATTCTTTCGTAGAACGAGTCTTATTAAATACAGTAAAGAAGCTCTACAAAGAGAAGTCGGCGCTGTTGCGGCCTTCGCAAAAGCTGAAGGACTCGACGCTCACGGTAGAAGCGGAACTATTCGCTTCGAATAA
- the aroE gene encoding shikimate dehydrogenase: MLKYGLIGWPVNHSLSPSIHNPAFKEMNLNANYNLIECPPDDINSIIDGLKAESYKGWNCTVPLKADIIPLLDWVDKEALACQSVNTVIVQKDGKLHGYSTDGYGIETAIKEEFGISLNNKRVLFVGAGGAARAAAARIAKSGATAITVINRSEANAQLLLDTAKLMNPGCETQFIASSDLSKHTKICQEYDILIQCTSLGLKDGDAQPFPSSLLHSSILVMDMIYKETPFQIAAKEAGCKTAGGLGMLLHQGVKSWEMWTDMKAPVEIMRKNLIEAAYPHD; this comes from the coding sequence ATGCTTAAATATGGACTGATCGGATGGCCGGTTAATCATTCTTTATCCCCCAGTATTCATAACCCTGCTTTTAAGGAAATGAATTTGAACGCCAATTATAACTTAATCGAATGCCCCCCCGATGACATCAATAGTATTATCGATGGACTAAAGGCTGAGTCATATAAAGGTTGGAATTGCACCGTCCCACTAAAAGCAGATATTATCCCTTTATTAGATTGGGTAGATAAAGAAGCTCTCGCTTGCCAAAGCGTCAATACTGTCATTGTCCAAAAAGACGGAAAACTCCATGGCTATAGTACTGATGGTTATGGCATCGAAACCGCCATCAAAGAAGAGTTTGGTATATCACTCAACAACAAAAGAGTTTTGTTTGTAGGCGCAGGCGGAGCCGCGAGAGCAGCTGCGGCGAGAATTGCTAAATCAGGCGCTACAGCCATCACCGTCATTAATAGAAGCGAAGCTAATGCACAACTCTTATTAGATACTGCCAAACTAATGAATCCAGGCTGCGAAACACAATTCATTGCCTCCAGTGATCTATCCAAGCACACAAAGATCTGTCAAGAATACGATATCCTTATTCAATGCACTAGCCTCGGACTCAAGGACGGAGATGCCCAACCCTTCCCTAGCTCTTTACTTCATTCTTCTATTTTAGTGATGGATATGATTTATAAAGAGACCCCCTTTCAAATTGCCGCCAAAGAAGCAGGCTGTAAAACAGCAGGAGGCTTAGGCATGCTACTACATCAAGGTGTTAAATCCTGGGAAATGTGGACGGACATGAAAGCACCTGTAGAAATCATGCGAAAAAATCTAATCGAAGCAGCCTATCCTCATGACTGA